A DNA window from Plasmodium brasilianum strain Bolivian I chromosome 12, whole genome shotgun sequence contains the following coding sequences:
- a CDS encoding zinc finger CCCH domain-containing protein: MEKINDQEVLKRITNITGNLTKASSCIKRKGKKKKKRKYKKIVEGKWKNVEPKKKQTKKIVDLFEDFKIQKKKETCKFFFKKGKCIHNENCTYSHDVTPIYKISKLCKFLIKGKCDKENCIFSHDYQLFFCRNNVIYNSCHNPMCKFKHIKIDNTINNADQYNLEVDNVLSKDDKIRFLYNNKNYLMELLIHKYHQFDNYDELNIDELIKKETYPWFINGIIDLIKVDFKYSKAHVFFKLVTNYKKKTYSSNLNIPDHNANFLENRNRSINEESTGNSYSKVQDNYSEQQSNQQKDITNKINNNKSASANKYSNDNDNEKEHEHNNDSNKNGEESFNDCKFYSSEEEEDYEKYLNKHFEIDS; this comes from the exons atggaaaaaattaacgaTCAAGAggttttaaaaagaataactaATATTACAG gcAATTTAACGAAGGCTTCCTCGtgtattaaaagaaaaggcaaaaaaaaaaagaagagaaaatataaaaaaatagttgagggaaaatggaaaaatgttgaaccaaaaaaaaaacaaacaaaaaaaatagttgaCTTGTTTGAAGACTTTAAAAtacagaagaaaaaagaaacgtgtaaatttttttttaaaaaaggaaaatgtatacataatgaAAATTGTACGTACTCACATGATGTTACACcgatatataaaatttcaaaattatgtaaatttttaattaaggGTAAATGTGATAAagaaaattgtatattttcaCATGATTATCAACTCTTTTTCTGTcgtaataatgtaatatacaATTCTTGTCATAACCCTATGTGTAAGTTcaaacatattaaaatagatAATACAATTAACAATGCAGATCAGTATAATTTGGAAGTTGATAATGTTTTGAGTAAAGATGACAAGATaagatttttatataataataaaaattacttaatggagttattaattcataaatatcATCAGTTTGATAATTACGACGAATTAAATATAgatgaattaataaaaaaagaaacatacCCATGGTTTATTAACGGTATTATTGATTTAATTAAAGTGGACTTTAAATATAGTAAAGCACAtgtcttttttaaattagtaacaaattataaaaaaaaaacatacagttcaaatttaaatatacctGATCATAATGCAAACTTTTTGGAAAATAGGAACAGAAGTATTAATGAAGAGTCAACTGGTAATAGTTATTCTAAAGTGCAAGATAACTATTCCGAACAACAGAGCAACCAACAGAAGGATATtacaaacaaaataaataataataaaagtgcCAGTGCCAACAAATACAGCAACGACAATGATAACGAAAAAGAACACGAGCACAACAACGATAGTAATAAGAACGGGGAAGAAAGCTTCAATGATTGTAAATTTTACTCAAGcgaggaagaagaagattacgagaaatatttaaataaacattttgaAATAGATTCataa
- a CDS encoding hypothetical protein (conserved Plasmodium protein) — protein sequence MKIVNAPRGGKTVFAISLFPYKCSCDIIKTFLTRATSLFYKNCKRKFSLINAQDNIVVKGLNEKNESVYVRHEKEIKEVRELFIADESSECSSTKSVYDHRNNNTREEVKEKLLTENLKKYNLFNIYLDKIRKPARTKKRKIININSVKHFDDCIYLFNLSSLLIYTKNKYVLYKRKKCVHPSDDYFINFFKIFVQLNIILNNFFCNKNEIKCNEWFTHTFQPYLNNIPFVKNSIVEEKYNEDFYLKILQIIKIINQIKFFKILKNINIDNLQNCLKRPNERSQLLIWKKKEENFFPNEHKNELFYEYMRSTHDEEEYNMKTDLNFVNRLKIFDDNFGVLHGIENYFNYSSYKEDQDKKKIKKKNESFLNEEEKNAHYYHVDIPTENVNSCLYNYFNKDQNVAKCTEMYRNKDAFTNCEQAHNKNKNDDNSNCYLSLVRGYSYILKNLIKYLNDDCLVRLFVYCATMYDKKYHQDNEILLFYKEMYEKIKKMKNITNKNLAYILNACNYYIKEENVLLIKNLQKQILFSTTYVKNNNKKKLNIYNIAPSHLENIIYTFSKNKIRQKEIFILFSEIVKEKCNGFSCVTSINILSSFTMLNYESLIFDFLYEKIKRFDIITLMMCKGTNIIKLVNTLLQIEERNFTRFNNNLIPTQRGDILLCNTCYSGNCENEDHYVETEKESVFPTVKYIKSALTDRSVYVTLILALLYELKMFKRNNCGSGTQEYTILNIYKKLLRLQIICVKNKTDFSFLKNIFKKNYSSFNITQFDKFFVFSFINLNMDKINFHKLIFTLLTYNNLISEANFTNKYTKKKIKFI from the coding sequence atgaaaattgtAAATGCTCCAAGAGGGGGAAAAACTGTTTTTGCTATATCCCTTTTTCCATACAAATGTTCATGCGATATTATTAAAACTTTCCTTACCCGTGCaacttcattattttataaaaactgtAAGAGAAAATTTTCTCTGATAAATGCACAAGATAATATAGTGGTAAAAGGACTGAATGAAAAGAACGAGTCAGTATATGTTAGgcatgaaaaagaaataaaagaagtgAGAGAATTATTTATTGCTGATGAATCGAGTGAGTGTAGTAGCACAAAAAGTGTATATGATCATAGAAATAACAACACCAGGGAAGAAGTGAAAGAAAAGCTACTTACAGAAAActtgaaaaaatacaatttatttaatatttaccttgataaaataagaaaaccAGCAAGAaccaaaaaaaggaaaataattaatataaatagtgTAAAACATTTTGATGACTGTATTTATCTGTTCAATCTAAGTTCGTTACTTATTTATACGAAGAATaagtatgtattatataaaaggaaaaagtgCGTGCATCCAAGTGATGattattttatcaatttttttaaaatatttgttcaactaaatataatattaaataattttttttgcaataaaaatgaaataaaatgtaatgaaTGGTTTACACACACATTTCAACcatatttaaataacatTCCTTTTGTCAAAAACAGTATAGTAGAAGAGAAATATAATGaagatttttatttaaaaattttacaaataattaagATAATTAACCagatcaaattttttaagatattaaaaaatataaatattgacAATTTACAAAATTGTTTGAAAAGACCGAATGAAAGAAGTCAACTGCTTATTTGGAAGAAGAaggaagaaaatttttttccaaatgAACATAAgaatgaattattttatgaatatatgagGAGTACTCATGATGaagaagaatataatatgaaaactgatttaaattttgtaaataggTTAAAGATATTTGATGATAACTTTGGTGTATTACATGgtatagaaaattattttaattattcttcATATAAGGAGGAtcaagataaaaaaaaaataaaaaaaaaaaatgaatcatTTTTGaatgaagaggaaaaaaatgcTCATTATTACCATGTAGACATACCAACGGAGAATGTAAACAGTTgtctttataattattttaataaagatCAAAATGTAGCAAAATGTACGGAGATGTACAGGAATAAAGATGCTTTCACCAACTGTGAACAAGCACataataagaacaaaaatgatgataattCCAACTGCTACCTTAGTTTAGTAAGAGGATATAgctatatattaaaaaatttaataaaatatttaaatgatgaTTGTTTGGTAagattatttgtatattgtGCTACAAtgtatgataaaaaatatcatcaAGATAATgagatattattattttataaagaaatgtatgaaaaaattaaaaaaatgaaaaatattacgaACAAAAACCTTGCTTACATATTAAATGCATGCAACTATTACATAAAGGAAGAAAATGTACTCCTTATAAAGAATttacaaaaacaaatattatttagcACTACTTAtgtaaagaataataataaaaaaaagttgaatatatacaacataGCTCCATCGCATTTAGAAAATATCATATAcacattttcaaaaaataaaattagacaaaaagaaatatttattttgtttagcGAAATtgtaaaggaaaaatgtaACGGGTTCTCATGTGTAACAtctataaacattttaagcAGTTTTACAATGCTAAATTATGAATCATTAATATTTGATTTtctttatgaaaaaataaaacgttTTGATATCATTACACTTATGATGTGCAAAGGAACCAATATTATTAAACTCGTAAATACATTATTACAAATTGAGGAGAGAAATTTCACGAGGttcaataataatttaataccCACCCAAAGGGGTGATATATTACTATGTAACACGTGCTACTCTGGTAACTGCGAAAATGAGGACCATTATGTAGAAACAGAGAAAGAAAGCGTATTTCCAACTGTTAAGTACATTAAATCAGCATTAACGGACAGATCCGTATATGTAACCCTTATCTTAGCATTACTATATGAACTGaaaatgtttaaaagaaataactGTGGTAGTGGAACACAAGAATATAcgattttgaatatttataaaaaactcCTACGATTACAAATTATTTgtgtgaaaaataaaacagatttttcctttttgaaaaatatatttaaaaaaaattatagcaGTTTCAATATAACACAATTcgataaattttttgtgttttcatttattaatttaaatatggacaaaattaattttcataaattaatttttacgtTGCTAacgtataataatttaattagtGAAGCAAATTttactaataaatatacgaaaaaaaaaataaaatttatataa